The Erinaceus europaeus chromosome 16, mEriEur2.1, whole genome shotgun sequence genome includes a window with the following:
- the LOC103124538 gene encoding cytochrome c oxidase assembly protein COX16 homolog, mitochondrial isoform X2, translating into MLPHAVKRALHKNKTLRYGVPMLMDPELEKKLKMSKVTLESEYEKIKDSAFDDWKNIRGPRPWEDSDFVQGKNPEAQKTTKP; encoded by the exons ATGCTTCCCCATGCCGTGAAGCGCGCCTTGCACAAGAACAAGACGCTCCGTTACGGAGTGCCCATGCTG ATGGATCCAGAATTAGAGAAGAAACTGAAGATGAGCAAAGTGACACTGGAATCAGAGTATGAG aaaataaaggactctgctTTTGATGACTGGAAGAATATTCGAGGACCCAGGCCTTGGGAAGATTCTGACTTCGTTCAGGGGAAGAATCCAGAAGCCCAGAAGACTACGAAACCATGA
- the LOC103124538 gene encoding cytochrome c oxidase assembly protein COX16 homolog, mitochondrial isoform X1 — protein MLPHAVKRALHKNKTLRYGVPMLLLIVGGSFGLREFSQIRYDAVRIKMDPELEKKLKMSKVTLESEYEKIKDSAFDDWKNIRGPRPWEDSDFVQGKNPEAQKTTKP, from the exons ATGCTTCCCCATGCCGTGAAGCGCGCCTTGCACAAGAACAAGACGCTCCGTTACGGAGTGCCCATGCTG ttGCTGATTGTTGGAGGTTCTTTTGGCCTCCGTGAGTTTTCACAAATCCGTTACGACGCTGTGAGGATTAAA ATGGATCCAGAATTAGAGAAGAAACTGAAGATGAGCAAAGTGACACTGGAATCAGAGTATGAG aaaataaaggactctgctTTTGATGACTGGAAGAATATTCGAGGACCCAGGCCTTGGGAAGATTCTGACTTCGTTCAGGGGAAGAATCCAGAAGCCCAGAAGACTACGAAACCATGA